A window of Streptomyces sp. NBC_01241 genomic DNA:
AGGTGCTTGAGGCGGTCCCGGATTGCCACCCCGAGCGTTGCTTCGAAGCGTGGTCGCATCAACACTGCCACCGAATCCGCAGCACCCGCTTCGGCAACGAGGATTCTGATCTTTACGAAGGTTGCCTCGGGAGCGACGATCCGGTCGTGAAACACCGCTTGAATGCATTACCGGAGAGGTCGAAAGCAGCCCGACCGCATCCTATCTAATTCCAATCCTCCAAGCATCCGCGGTCGGGCTCTTCTTGTAGAAGACGTTGGGCTGGATGGGTTCGCACGCGCCACAAGAACCTGGCCCGGCTGCAGCTCTATTTCCTTGCTGAACGATGTCCCTCTCCGCCCTCGGCGAGTCACTATGAATTCCAAATCATGCTTTCCGGGCCCGATTCCAACGAATTTCGGGAGCCTCTCGCTCTTACTGCGAGCGCAGAGGGATTCCCCATTTTCCTTGATCCATACAATGCTCCACTTGGGCGACATACTGCGCGGCGGGTCTCGAATGTCCGCATCGAGCAACACCCCCGTGCGTCCGCGACGGAGAGCTCGGCTCAGATAGATCTGAGCAACCCAAGGAATCTTTTCCGTGGCTTCCAGCTCGGTCACACTGAGCGGACTGCCCGACATTCTTCACCCGCCTTTTCCACTGACGTCGGTCCGCCCTATCTCCACCTGACGCCGATTCCGCGCTGGAACGTGCGCCCCCGACGGGCAGTTGCCTGCGTCGGGTAACCAACGGGCCAAGCCATCAGCCGACCCTTCAGTGCCGAAGCAGTGTGCCGTCGTCGGGCGGCCGGTGACTCGACATCCCTGCCCGTTACGCTCGTATGCATGCAGAGCCTGGCGATGATCGACAACTGGCCCGTCCCCACCGCGGCTGCGGCCGTCGTACGAGCGGATGGCACCGTCGTCGGTACGCACGGCCCGACCGCGCACCGCTTCCCGCTCGCCTCCGTCACCAAGCCGCTCGCGGCCTACGCGGCGCTCGTCGCGTACGAGGAGGGCGCGGTCGAGCTCGACGAGCCGGCCGGACCCGAGGGTTCCACCGTCCGGCATCTGCTCGCGCACACCAGCGGGCTCGCCTTCGACGAGCACCGGGTGACAGCAGCTCCGGGCACCCGGCGGCTCTACTCCAACGCGGGCTTCGAGGTGCTCGGCGACCACATCGCCAAGGCCACCGACATCCCGTTCCCGGAGTACGTGCGCCAGGCGGTGCTGGAGCCGCTGGGGATGACGGCGACGGCGGTAGACGGCTCGCCCGCCAAGGACGGTGTGTCGACCGTCGACGACCTGGTGCGGTTCGCCGCGGAGGTACAGGCCCCGCGGCTGCTCGACCCGCGTACGGTGCTCGCCGCGCAGACCGTCGTGCATCCCGGCCTGAAGGGTGTACTGCCCGGCTACGGCCACCAGAACCCCAACGACTGGGGGCTCGGCTTCGAGATCCGGAACCACAAGTCGCCTCACTGGACGGGCAGTTCATCGTCACCCGCGGCCTTCGGACACTTCGGACAGTCCGGCACGTTCCTGTGGATCGACCCGGTCGCGGGGGCGGCCTGCGTCGCCCTCACCGACCGGGCCTTCGGCCCGTGGGCGGTCGAGGTGTGGCCCGCGTTCACGGACGCGGTGCTCGCGGAGCTCCGTTCCGGCCGCTGAGCCACGCCTCGTCCGGTCCGTCCGCCGCCTTCCCGGACAGGCACTCGAACCACACCGTCTTGCCGGTGCCGTCGCGGCGCGGTTCCGCGCCCCAGCGGTCGGTGACGGCGTCGACGAGGACCAGCCCCCTCCCGCCCTCGTCGAGGGCATCACCCAGTACCGCGCGGGGCAGTTCCGGGCAACCGTCCGCGACCTCGACCCGCACGCCCCCGGCCGGGAGCAGGAAGATGAGCGTCTGGCAACGGCGGCCGGGGACGTGCCGTACGACATTGGCGATCAGTTCGGTGAGCGCCAGCTCCGCCGCGTCGGCCACGTCGAGAAGCCCCCAGCCGGTGAGGTAGAGGCGCAGGATGCGGCGCAGATGCCTGGCCGAGTGCTCGCCCAGCGCGAAGTCGGCGCGGTAGGTCGCCTCCAGCGAGTCGTCGGCCTGCGGATCAATTACGTGATTCATGTCACCAGAGTGCAGCGGCGCGATTACGCTCGGCTACGTACGGAAACGAACGCCGCGAGGCGTTGAACGCCGGAGGTGCCCCCCGCCGTGGCCAACATTCAGACTCTCGATCCCAGCGCCTCCCCGTTGGACTACTACGGCTGGGAGCTGCGCCGCCAGAGAGAGGCCCACAACCTCAAACAGGGGCAGCTCGGCGACATCATCTTCTGCACCGGCTCTCTGATCGGCCAGATCGAGACGACGAAGAAGATCCCCACCCGCGACTTCTCCGAGCGGGTGGACGCGGCACTCGGCACGGACGGCGTGTTCTCGCGCCTCGTCGGCCTGGTCCTGCGCAGCCAGCTGCCGACCTGGTTCCAGCCGTACGCGGACATGGAGGCCCGTGCGGCGTACATCTCCACGTACCAGGCGCAGTTGGTGTACGGGCTGTTGCAGACGGAGGAGTACGCGCGGGCGGTACTGGCCACCGGCATGCCGGACGACCTCGAAAACCTGGTGGCGGCCCGGATCGAGCGTCAGCGGATCCTGGAGCGGGAACGGCCGCCGCTCGCCTGGGCCATTCTCGACGAGGCGGTGCTGCACCGGCCGATAGGAGGCTGTGAGGTCATGCGGAACCAACTCGCTCGCCTGTTGGAGTACGTCGACCACCGGTGGATGCGGATCCAGGTGATGCCCTTCGCGGCCGGTCAACACGCAAGCCTGGACGGCGCGTTCAATCTCCTGCGCTTCGACGACGACCCCGACATCGTCTACACGGAGGACATCGTTTCCGGCCATATGACCGCCAATCCCGACACCCTCAGAGAGGCCTCACTCCGATACGCTCATTTGCAGGCCGCCGCCCTCTCTGTTGAGGACTCCGCGGCCCTGATCACCCGCGTGATGGAGGAGCGTTATGGAGACCGGTCCCGACCTGAAGAACGCGCGGTGGCGTAAGTCGAGTTACAGCGGAAGCACCGGCGGCGACTGCGTCGAGTGCACTGTGACCGGCAGCGCGGCCTGGCGTAAGTCAAGCTACAGCGGAAACACCGGCGGCGAATGCGTCGAGGTGGCCGACGGCCTCCCCTGCGCCGTCCCCGTCCGCGACAGCAAGAACCCGGACGGCCCCGTCATGACCGTCGGGGCCGACGCCTGGCAGAGCTTCGTGGACGGGCTCCGCTGACGTCACCGGAAGCCCTGTGCGACGGAGGGGGCCCGGGACGACCACCCATGGTCGTCCCGAGCCCCCTTCCTGTCCCCCGGGA
This region includes:
- a CDS encoding DUF397 domain-containing protein, which gives rise to METGPDLKNARWRKSSYSGSTGGDCVECTVTGSAAWRKSSYSGNTGGECVEVADGLPCAVPVRDSKNPDGPVMTVGADAWQSFVDGLR
- a CDS encoding ATP-binding protein, with protein sequence MNHVIDPQADDSLEATYRADFALGEHSARHLRRILRLYLTGWGLLDVADAAELALTELIANVVRHVPGRRCQTLIFLLPAGGVRVEVADGCPELPRAVLGDALDEGGRGLVLVDAVTDRWGAEPRRDGTGKTVWFECLSGKAADGPDEAWLSGRNGAPRAPRP
- a CDS encoding helix-turn-helix domain-containing protein, which produces MANIQTLDPSASPLDYYGWELRRQREAHNLKQGQLGDIIFCTGSLIGQIETTKKIPTRDFSERVDAALGTDGVFSRLVGLVLRSQLPTWFQPYADMEARAAYISTYQAQLVYGLLQTEEYARAVLATGMPDDLENLVAARIERQRILERERPPLAWAILDEAVLHRPIGGCEVMRNQLARLLEYVDHRWMRIQVMPFAAGQHASLDGAFNLLRFDDDPDIVYTEDIVSGHMTANPDTLREASLRYAHLQAAALSVEDSAALITRVMEERYGDRSRPEERAVA
- a CDS encoding serine hydrolase domain-containing protein; protein product: MQSLAMIDNWPVPTAAAAVVRADGTVVGTHGPTAHRFPLASVTKPLAAYAALVAYEEGAVELDEPAGPEGSTVRHLLAHTSGLAFDEHRVTAAPGTRRLYSNAGFEVLGDHIAKATDIPFPEYVRQAVLEPLGMTATAVDGSPAKDGVSTVDDLVRFAAEVQAPRLLDPRTVLAAQTVVHPGLKGVLPGYGHQNPNDWGLGFEIRNHKSPHWTGSSSSPAAFGHFGQSGTFLWIDPVAGAACVALTDRAFGPWAVEVWPAFTDAVLAELRSGR